Proteins encoded within one genomic window of Oncorhynchus masou masou isolate Uvic2021 chromosome 1, UVic_Omas_1.1, whole genome shotgun sequence:
- the LOC135546972 gene encoding cyclic AMP-responsive element-binding protein 3-like protein 1 isoform X1: MDTILDNFAPDKLFPSANLLDLEDLNEGDFLNNVHFSEQMEDFSNELFSSFFDDHLLADRNPLLDMEMDPPNPDIQQEHSYSLSGDSAPQSPSMSIKMDEEAEFEGMWSFSQDLTAILVKQEPDQQAEPSSTVPSMGNSCFQPLNLAPPPHRSSSGDTGSKELNLNPTPAIKDEPREVNQFLNIPSDDQLQLPPTPPSSHGSDSDGSQSPRSMPPSSPARLQARSSAAISSSPLLTAPHKLQGTSGPLMLTEEEKRTLIAEGYPVPNKLPLTKTEEKALKRVRRKIKNKISAQESRRKKKEYVECLEKKVENYTSENSDLWKKVETLESANRTLLQQLQKLQVLVTGKVPQSYKMASTQTGTCLMVVALCFFLVLGSLVPCLPELSSLSHTVKSSSPLPSADVYTASQVRSRSLLFYDESSSLEDGHGGFLKMEGDGSEGAPLDYTEDRSAHDSHGGEHENTKYLSKVHSDPVDYNRTGAQFLQEEPQYHKIEPNPEGGEEYF, translated from the exons ATGGACACCATTCTGGACAATTTCGCCCCGGATAAACTTTTCCCCAGTGCCAACCTGTTGGACCTTGAGGATTTGAATGAAGGGGATTTTCTCAACAATGTG CACTTCTCGGAGCAGATGGAGGACTTCTCCAACGAGCTGTTCAGCAGCTTCTTTGATGACCACCTCCTGGCCGACAGGAACCCACTGTTGGACATGGAGATGGACCCACCCAACCCTGACATCCAGCAAGAACACAGCTACTCCCTGAGCGGAGACTCGGCCCCCCAGAGCCCCTCCATGTCCATCAAAATGGATGAGGAAGCAG AGTTTGAAGGAATGTGGTCTTTCAGCCAGGACCTGACGGCCATCCTGGTAAAGCAGGAGCCTGATCAACAGGCAGAGCCTTCCTCCACAGTCCCCTCCATGGGGAACTCATGCTTCCAGCCTCTCAACCTCGCCCCACCACCACACAGGAGCTCATCGGGGGACACA GGCTCCAAAGAGTTGAACCTCAACCCCACACCTGCAATCAAAGATGAACCCAGAGAGGTCAACCAGTTCCTCAACATCCCTTCAG atgatcaGCTGCAgctcccccccacccctcccagcAGCCATGGCAGTGACAGTGATGGATCCCAGAGCCCCCGCTCCATGCCCCCTTCCAGCCCAGCCCGCCTACAGGCCCGCTCCTCCGCTGCCAtatcctcctcacccctccttaccGCCCCACAC AAACTACAGGGCACTTCAGGGCCCCTGATgctgacagaggaggagaaacgCACCCTGATCGCTGAAGGTTACCCCGTACCCAACAAGCTGCCCCTCACCAAGACCGAGGAGAAGGCACTGAAGAGGGTTCGCAGGAAAATCAAAAATAAG ATATCTGCCCAGGAGAGTCGCAGGAAGAAGAAGGAGTATGTGGAGTGCCTGGAGAAAAA GGTGGAGAACTACACATCTGAGAACAGTGACCTGTGGAAGAAGGTGGAAACACTGGAGAGTGCTAACAG AACTCTACTCCAGCAGCTCCAGAAACTCCAGGTCCTGGTCACAGGAAAAGTGCCCCAATCCTACAAAATGGCCTCAACGCAAACAGGAACATGCCTTATG GTGGTGGCGCTGTGCTTTTTCCTGGTGCTGGGCTCCCTTGTACCTTGTCTGCCTGAGctctcctccctgtcccataCCGTGAAGTCCTCCTCGCCCCTCCCCTCGGCTGATGTCTACACAGCCAGCCAGG tCCGCTCCCGCAGCCTACTCTTCTACGACGAGAGCTCCTCGTTGGAGGACGGTCACGGGGGCTTCCTGAAGATGGAGGGGGACGGCTCGGAGGGGGCGCCCCTCGACTACACCGAGGACCGGTCGGCACATGACAGCCACGGAGGCGAACACGAGAACACCAAGTACCTCAGCAAGGTTCACTCCGATCCGGTGGACTACAACAGGACCGGCGCCCAGTTCCTCCAAGAAGAGCCGCAGTACCACAAAAT AGAGCCAAACCccgaaggaggagaggagtactTTTAA
- the LOC135546972 gene encoding cyclic AMP-responsive element-binding protein 3-like protein 1 isoform X2 — translation MDTILDNFAPDKLFPSANLLDLEDLNEGDFLNNVHFSEQMEDFSNELFSSFFDDHLLADRNPLLDMEMDPPNPDIQQEHSYSLSGDSAPQSPSMSIKMDEEAEFEGMWSFSQDLTAILVKQEPDQQAEPSSTVPSMGNSCFQPLNLAPPPHRSSSGDTGSKELNLNPTPAIKDEPREVNQFLNIPSDDQLQLPPTPPSSHGSDSDGSQSPRSMPPSSPARLQARSSAAISSSPLLTAPHKLQGTSGPLMLTEEEKRTLIAEGYPVPNKLPLTKTEEKALKRVRRKIKNKISAQESRRKKKEYVECLEKKVENYTSENSDLWKKVETLESANRTLLQQLQKLQVLVTGKVPQSYKMASTQTGTCLMVVALCFFLVLGSLVPCLPELSSLSHTVKSSSPLPSADVYTASQVRSRSLLFYDESSSLEDGHGGFLKMEGDGSEGAPLDYTEDRSAHDSHGGEHENTKYLSKVHSDPVDYNRTGAQFLQEEPQYHKM, via the exons ATGGACACCATTCTGGACAATTTCGCCCCGGATAAACTTTTCCCCAGTGCCAACCTGTTGGACCTTGAGGATTTGAATGAAGGGGATTTTCTCAACAATGTG CACTTCTCGGAGCAGATGGAGGACTTCTCCAACGAGCTGTTCAGCAGCTTCTTTGATGACCACCTCCTGGCCGACAGGAACCCACTGTTGGACATGGAGATGGACCCACCCAACCCTGACATCCAGCAAGAACACAGCTACTCCCTGAGCGGAGACTCGGCCCCCCAGAGCCCCTCCATGTCCATCAAAATGGATGAGGAAGCAG AGTTTGAAGGAATGTGGTCTTTCAGCCAGGACCTGACGGCCATCCTGGTAAAGCAGGAGCCTGATCAACAGGCAGAGCCTTCCTCCACAGTCCCCTCCATGGGGAACTCATGCTTCCAGCCTCTCAACCTCGCCCCACCACCACACAGGAGCTCATCGGGGGACACA GGCTCCAAAGAGTTGAACCTCAACCCCACACCTGCAATCAAAGATGAACCCAGAGAGGTCAACCAGTTCCTCAACATCCCTTCAG atgatcaGCTGCAgctcccccccacccctcccagcAGCCATGGCAGTGACAGTGATGGATCCCAGAGCCCCCGCTCCATGCCCCCTTCCAGCCCAGCCCGCCTACAGGCCCGCTCCTCCGCTGCCAtatcctcctcacccctccttaccGCCCCACAC AAACTACAGGGCACTTCAGGGCCCCTGATgctgacagaggaggagaaacgCACCCTGATCGCTGAAGGTTACCCCGTACCCAACAAGCTGCCCCTCACCAAGACCGAGGAGAAGGCACTGAAGAGGGTTCGCAGGAAAATCAAAAATAAG ATATCTGCCCAGGAGAGTCGCAGGAAGAAGAAGGAGTATGTGGAGTGCCTGGAGAAAAA GGTGGAGAACTACACATCTGAGAACAGTGACCTGTGGAAGAAGGTGGAAACACTGGAGAGTGCTAACAG AACTCTACTCCAGCAGCTCCAGAAACTCCAGGTCCTGGTCACAGGAAAAGTGCCCCAATCCTACAAAATGGCCTCAACGCAAACAGGAACATGCCTTATG GTGGTGGCGCTGTGCTTTTTCCTGGTGCTGGGCTCCCTTGTACCTTGTCTGCCTGAGctctcctccctgtcccataCCGTGAAGTCCTCCTCGCCCCTCCCCTCGGCTGATGTCTACACAGCCAGCCAGG tCCGCTCCCGCAGCCTACTCTTCTACGACGAGAGCTCCTCGTTGGAGGACGGTCACGGGGGCTTCCTGAAGATGGAGGGGGACGGCTCGGAGGGGGCGCCCCTCGACTACACCGAGGACCGGTCGGCACATGACAGCCACGGAGGCGAACACGAGAACACCAAGTACCTCAGCAAGGTTCACTCCGATCCGGTGGACTACAACAGGACCGGCGCCCAGTTCCTCCAAGAAGAGCCGCAGTACCACAAAATGTAA